A single Mangifera indica cultivar Alphonso chromosome 20, CATAS_Mindica_2.1, whole genome shotgun sequence DNA region contains:
- the LOC123204064 gene encoding uncharacterized protein LOC123204064, with protein MWLGNVKAIKNTFVRYYSRKAAVNVRKINPKVPTQQAYSIAQSLYDIIKQNGPLSVSNTWIHAKDAGIEGLNSKTHMKIMLKWMRGRKMLKLLCNHVGSTKKFFHTTLPEEPQTEKSENEKEKEKPPIKKGKKQRA; from the exons ATGTGGCTTGGTAATGTAAAAGcaattaaaaatacatttgtgAGATATTACTCTAGAAAAGCTGCAGTGAACGTGAGGAAGATAAACCCTAAAGTACCAACTCAGCAAGCTTATTCAATTGCTCAATCTCTTTACGACATCATCAAGCAAAATGGTCCTCTTTCCGTCTCCAACACTTGGATTCACGCtaag GATGCTGGGATTGAGGGGTTGAATAGCAAAACCCACATGAAAATAATGCTGAAATGGATGAGGGGGAGGAAAATGTTGAAGTTGCTGTGCAATCATGTTGGTTCTACAAAGAAATTTTTCCACACCACTCTTCCTGAAGAACCTCAAACTGAGAAGTCGGAGAATgagaaagagaaggagaagCCTCCCATAAAAAAGGGGAAGAAGCAAAGAGCATAA